From the genome of Naumannella halotolerans, one region includes:
- a CDS encoding NADPH-dependent FMN reductase, which yields MSSARQVVVVSGNPRPGSRTSTIATRLAAELGTPQVIELGELAPEFFAADSVAIDAARKSVAEADVLVVATPSYKGSFTGLLKVFLDGFGTGALAGRDVHPVVLAASPAHVGSTTEHLQVVLSELGLQVVPGLALTEEDLVRVDALIAEVAADER from the coding sequence ATGAGCAGTGCACGGCAGGTGGTGGTGGTGTCGGGAAACCCTCGTCCGGGATCCCGGACCTCGACGATCGCCACCCGGTTGGCGGCCGAGTTGGGGACGCCGCAGGTGATCGAACTGGGTGAACTCGCACCCGAGTTCTTCGCCGCCGACTCCGTAGCGATCGATGCGGCCCGCAAGTCGGTCGCCGAGGCAGATGTGCTGGTGGTGGCGACACCGTCGTACAAGGGCTCCTTCACCGGGTTGTTGAAGGTGTTCCTGGACGGGTTCGGCACCGGCGCGCTGGCCGGTCGGGATGTCCATCCGGTGGTGCTGGCCGCGTCACCGGCCCATGTCGGATCGACGACCGAGCACCTGCAGGTGGTGTTGTCGGAGCTGGGGCTCCAGGTCGTGCCGGGCCTGGCCCTGACCGAGGAGGATCTCGTCCGGGTGGACGCGCTGATCGCCGAGGTGGCCGCGGATGAGCGCTGA
- a CDS encoding DUF1684 domain-containing protein produces MIRRTGRYALRELAADNPRLVGFQGVPTFVHDEGWVLRGEWTPAAGTPRTVRVDGALPGLVHDLPLAGTAVLDHPTGTHSLLLTGDPTAPVLLFTDAQSTWQTPAWRTVPASVTGDVVEIDFSRAVNLPAGFSAHATCPRPPRGNHLPFVVSAGERRVEVTAR; encoded by the coding sequence GTGATCCGCCGGACCGGTCGGTACGCGCTGCGCGAGCTCGCCGCGGACAACCCGCGCCTGGTCGGGTTCCAAGGTGTTCCCACCTTCGTCCACGACGAGGGCTGGGTACTTCGCGGGGAATGGACCCCGGCAGCAGGCACACCGAGGACCGTTCGGGTCGACGGCGCCCTGCCGGGGCTGGTGCACGATCTGCCGCTGGCCGGGACCGCCGTGCTCGACCACCCGACGGGTACGCATTCGCTGCTGCTGACCGGTGACCCGACGGCGCCGGTGCTGCTGTTCACCGATGCCCAGAGCACCTGGCAGACACCTGCCTGGCGGACCGTACCGGCCAGTGTCACCGGAGATGTCGTGGAGATTGACTTCAGTCGCGCGGTCAACCTGCCTGCGGGATTCAGCGCCCACGCCACCTGCCCGCGTCCGCCGCGGGGCAACCACCTGCCCTTCGTCGTCTCCGCCGGTGAGCGCCGGGTGGAGGTGACCGCCCGGTGA
- a CDS encoding LacI family DNA-binding transcriptional regulator → MTRSITIRDVARVAAVSVATVSNALNRPDRVSSATRQRVLEAVDELGYVPQAVATQRARQQHRRIGVIGPFGTYASYAVRLRGILEILGSGPSEVILFDHPSASRSPSPRLATLPVAGDLDGLIVLGIPLGGELAERLLDRGLPTVLIDSDDPHFSSIVLDEEHGAQMAAEHLLQAGYERFVYITEGQTPTDYVSHGSRRFASFGRALQDLGVRPADVSSIDARAGTTEAGRHAAAQLTTAADRARVGVLAGHDVLAAGVLQGLRERSVSVPEQVGVIGWDGGDLVEALGLSTIEQPLAESGRLGAEQLNALIKNPQSRLARVVLRPRLVPGWTS, encoded by the coding sequence GTGACCCGGTCGATCACGATCCGCGACGTGGCCCGGGTGGCGGCCGTCTCGGTGGCCACGGTCTCCAACGCGCTGAACCGCCCGGACCGGGTCTCCAGTGCCACCCGGCAACGGGTCCTGGAGGCGGTGGACGAGCTCGGTTATGTCCCCCAGGCGGTGGCCACCCAGCGGGCCCGTCAACAGCATCGGCGGATCGGGGTGATCGGGCCCTTCGGCACCTACGCCTCCTACGCGGTACGGCTGCGCGGAATCCTGGAGATCCTCGGTTCGGGTCCCTCGGAGGTGATCTTGTTCGATCATCCCTCGGCCAGCCGCTCGCCGTCGCCACGCCTGGCGACCCTGCCGGTTGCCGGTGACCTCGACGGGCTGATCGTGCTCGGCATCCCGCTCGGCGGTGAGCTGGCCGAGCGGCTTCTCGACCGCGGACTGCCGACGGTGCTCATCGACTCCGACGACCCGCATTTCAGCTCCATCGTGTTGGACGAGGAACATGGCGCGCAGATGGCGGCCGAGCACCTGTTGCAGGCCGGGTACGAACGGTTCGTCTACATCACCGAGGGGCAGACGCCGACCGATTACGTGTCCCACGGTTCGCGCCGCTTCGCCTCGTTCGGTCGAGCCCTGCAGGACCTGGGGGTACGACCTGCCGACGTCTCCTCGATCGATGCCCGCGCCGGTACCACCGAGGCCGGTCGTCACGCCGCGGCGCAGTTGACCACCGCCGCCGACCGGGCCCGGGTCGGTGTGCTGGCCGGACACGATGTGCTCGCCGCAGGCGTCCTGCAAGGGCTGCGGGAGAGGTCTGTCTCGGTGCCCGAACAGGTCGGGGTGATCGGCTGGGACGGCGGCGACCTGGTGGAGGCCCTCGGGCTGAGCACCATCGAACAGCCCCTGGCCGAATCCGGCCGGTTGGGCGCCGAGCAACTCAACGCCTTGATCAAGAACCCGCAAAGCCGGCTCGCCCGGGTCGTCCTCCGGCCGCGACTCGTCCCGGGTTGGACCAGTTGA
- a CDS encoding LLM class flavin-dependent oxidoreductase, with the protein MRFLTLSLGFNADGPQKVSSKARLDGIVAQALWAEDAGIDAFAVGEHHTPDTEVSSPPVLLAAIAARTRRIRLFTAVTVLSVLDPVRVYEDYATVDNLSDGRVELIIGKGNTALQQEVFGYHEDDQWDRIEEKYDLLRLLIDNESVTWSGKYRPPLNDFSVRPRFLQQRPPIWHGSATSTRSTELAARHGDPLFSANVTGRLEQYRTLVEDHRRRWADHGRDPSAAVVGAGSAAVHLAPTSQQARAEFEPIFAERPRRVFSFAQQSSFVDFADAIAHGSWFVGSPAQVTESILRHQEVLGHSVQHIGEVDLVDPVRRAGAELFVDQVIPQVRNRLSGSAGTGSLDDDILGSGSVDEPHLVATAARRQENDQ; encoded by the coding sequence GTGAGGTTCTTGACGCTGTCGCTGGGTTTCAACGCCGACGGCCCGCAGAAGGTGTCGTCGAAGGCCCGACTGGACGGCATCGTGGCCCAGGCCCTGTGGGCCGAGGATGCCGGCATCGACGCCTTTGCGGTGGGGGAGCATCACACCCCCGACACCGAGGTGTCCTCGCCGCCGGTGCTCCTGGCCGCAATCGCTGCCCGTACCCGCAGGATCCGGTTGTTCACCGCAGTGACCGTGCTGTCGGTGCTGGACCCGGTACGGGTCTACGAGGACTACGCCACGGTGGACAACCTCTCCGACGGCCGGGTCGAGCTGATCATCGGCAAGGGCAACACCGCGCTGCAGCAGGAGGTGTTCGGCTATCACGAGGACGACCAGTGGGACCGGATCGAGGAGAAGTACGACCTGCTCAGGCTGCTGATCGACAACGAATCGGTCACCTGGTCGGGAAAGTACCGGCCACCGCTGAACGACTTCTCGGTGCGACCGCGATTCCTGCAGCAGCGCCCGCCGATCTGGCACGGATCGGCCACCAGTACCCGGTCCACCGAACTCGCCGCCCGGCACGGTGACCCACTGTTCTCGGCCAACGTCACCGGCCGACTGGAGCAGTACCGGACACTGGTCGAGGACCACCGGCGACGCTGGGCCGATCACGGCCGGGACCCGTCGGCGGCGGTGGTCGGTGCGGGATCGGCGGCGGTGCACCTGGCACCGACCTCGCAGCAGGCGAGGGCCGAGTTCGAGCCGATCTTCGCCGAGCGTCCGCGGCGGGTGTTCAGCTTCGCCCAGCAGTCGTCGTTCGTGGACTTCGCCGATGCCATCGCCCACGGCTCGTGGTTCGTCGGCTCACCGGCACAGGTGACCGAGAGCATCCTGCGGCACCAGGAGGTGCTCGGGCACAGCGTCCAGCACATCGGTGAGGTGGACCTGGTCGACCCGGTACGCCGGGCCGGTGCAGAACTGTTCGTCGACCAGGTGATCCCGCAGGTGCGGAACCGGCTCTCCGGCTCGGCCGGGACTGGTTCACTGGATGACGACATCCTCGGTTCGGGCAGCGTCGACGAACCCCATTTGGTGGCAACCGCCGCACGACGACAGGAGAATGATCAATGA
- a CDS encoding amidase — MSRIDVVELGIDAMLAALDSGQVTSVDLVCAYLNRIAYYDRTGQCLHAIAVLNPDCLAEAMASDARRRNGTVGALEGIPFTVKDSYKVKGLTVAAGSPALADLVATEDAATIAQLRAAGAVLLGKTNMPPMAAGGVQPGIYDYARSPYNPDYLTAAYGSGSSNGSGTATAASMCAFGMAEETVSSGRSPASNNCLVAYTPSRGVLSIRGNWPLRPTCDVVVPHTRTVADLLTLLDVLAVTDPDPTGDFWRQQKVVELPAPEDVFGYPIARERPQRLDGLRIGVPRIYIGEDPVPIDPPVIRPTTKLLWERAADDLRALGAEVIEVDFPVVSNYEEDRPGAVGLPARGLVPANWRALEGGPVTAMALDQFLAVNDDPELHSWADVDGDTVFPTEDAPVPVWITRARGGFDWQRLAELVKQGLPGDYDQVEGLDQLLTGLESARRIDFEDWLGEQGLDLVVFPAAGDVGRDDLFERPESLADASRNGVVYSNGNRVLRHLGIPTVSVPMGFLADLQMPVGLTFAGPAWSDDRLLDVASAYEGRSRRREPAFLTPTLPSNQIEPGTERVDAEPPRFEVRLDRDARSWLVEVELLTPPSGADTSGTQVWADGHLLLPDPNEQHRHRGKVSLSRERLTEEIMIIVNDRGAAASMALVPLPQH; from the coding sequence ATGAGCCGTATCGACGTGGTGGAGCTCGGTATCGATGCGATGTTGGCCGCGCTCGATTCCGGGCAGGTGACCAGCGTCGACCTGGTGTGTGCCTATCTGAACCGGATCGCCTACTACGACCGGACCGGACAGTGCCTGCACGCGATCGCGGTGCTGAACCCCGACTGTCTGGCCGAGGCGATGGCTTCCGATGCCCGTCGCCGCAACGGCACGGTCGGCGCGCTGGAGGGCATCCCGTTCACGGTCAAGGACAGCTACAAGGTGAAGGGGTTGACCGTCGCCGCGGGCTCGCCTGCCCTGGCCGATCTGGTGGCGACCGAGGATGCAGCCACGATCGCCCAGTTGCGCGCAGCCGGTGCGGTGCTGCTCGGGAAGACGAACATGCCGCCGATGGCAGCCGGCGGCGTCCAACCGGGTATCTACGACTATGCCCGCAGCCCCTACAACCCCGACTACCTGACCGCCGCCTACGGATCGGGTTCCTCCAACGGATCGGGTACGGCCACCGCGGCGAGTATGTGTGCCTTCGGGATGGCCGAGGAGACCGTCTCCTCGGGCCGCTCCCCGGCGTCGAACAACTGCCTGGTCGCCTACACACCCTCGCGCGGGGTGTTGTCGATCCGCGGCAACTGGCCGCTGCGGCCGACCTGTGACGTGGTCGTCCCGCACACCCGTACCGTCGCCGACCTGCTGACCCTCCTCGACGTCCTGGCCGTCACCGATCCCGACCCCACCGGTGACTTCTGGCGACAGCAGAAGGTGGTCGAGCTGCCCGCCCCCGAGGACGTCTTCGGCTACCCCATCGCGCGGGAACGCCCGCAGCGCCTCGACGGGCTGCGGATCGGTGTGCCGAGGATCTACATCGGCGAGGACCCGGTGCCGATCGACCCACCGGTGATCCGGCCGACCACGAAGTTGTTGTGGGAACGCGCCGCCGATGATCTTCGTGCCCTCGGCGCCGAGGTGATCGAGGTCGACTTCCCGGTGGTCTCCAACTACGAGGAGGACCGCCCGGGAGCCGTGGGTCTGCCGGCCCGCGGGCTGGTTCCGGCGAACTGGCGTGCCCTGGAGGGTGGCCCGGTCACCGCGATGGCACTGGACCAGTTCCTGGCCGTCAACGACGATCCGGAACTGCACAGTTGGGCCGATGTCGACGGTGACACCGTCTTCCCGACCGAGGACGCGCCGGTGCCGGTATGGATCACCCGCGCCCGCGGCGGTTTCGACTGGCAACGCCTGGCCGAGCTGGTGAAACAGGGATTGCCCGGCGACTACGACCAGGTCGAAGGTCTTGATCAACTGCTGACCGGGCTGGAGTCGGCACGCAGGATCGACTTCGAGGACTGGCTCGGCGAGCAAGGACTCGACCTGGTCGTCTTCCCCGCCGCCGGTGACGTCGGCCGCGACGATCTCTTCGAACGCCCCGAGAGTCTTGCCGACGCCTCCCGCAACGGCGTGGTCTACTCCAACGGCAACCGGGTGCTGCGGCACCTGGGGATTCCTACCGTCTCGGTACCGATGGGCTTCCTGGCAGACCTGCAGATGCCGGTCGGGCTGACCTTCGCCGGGCCAGCCTGGAGTGACGACCGGCTGCTGGACGTGGCATCGGCCTACGAGGGCCGAAGCCGGCGCCGCGAACCTGCCTTCCTGACCCCCACCCTGCCGAGCAACCAGATCGAGCCGGGTACCGAACGGGTCGACGCCGAGCCACCACGTTTCGAGGTACGCCTGGACCGGGATGCACGATCATGGCTGGTCGAGGTCGAACTCCTGACCCCGCCGAGCGGTGCCGACACCTCCGGGACCCAGGTCTGGGCCGACGGCCACCTGCTGCTCCCCGACCCGAACGAGCAGCATCGTCACCGGGGCAAGGTCTCGCTGTCTCGTGAACGGCTCACCGAGGAGATCATGATCATCGTCAACGATCGCGGCGCAGCTGCGTCGATGGCGCTGGTGCCGTTGCCGCAGCACTGA
- a CDS encoding LLM class flavin-dependent oxidoreductase — MTTIPFSVLDLTPISSGSDARQAVLNTIDLAQRAEAAGYHRYWVAEHHLNPGVAGSAPILTIGLIAAATSTIRVGSGAVLAGNHGSLDLVEQFGLLDLLYPGRLDLGLGRSAHRRSGPPPGTEPPAAPPAPQSTASAPNGLLLPAPPAALGKVFGSPRFRAQQELLSGNEIGQPYPEQVADILALLDGTYNVEDQELHAQPGEHAGLEVWILGSSGGESAQLAGRLGLPFGANYHVAPRGVLDAVEGYRAAFTPSSRLSRPWTIVSADVVVADTESEARELAAGYRHWVHSIRSGQGAIAYPSPAEAAELPWSPQEQELVEDRLQTQFVGSPGQVAERLRQLQEATDADELLITSITHDHDDRVRSHELLAKHWETL; from the coding sequence GTGACCACCATTCCGTTCTCCGTGCTCGACCTGACACCGATCAGCTCGGGCTCCGACGCCCGCCAGGCGGTGCTGAACACGATCGATCTCGCCCAACGGGCCGAAGCCGCCGGCTACCACCGGTACTGGGTGGCAGAACACCACCTGAATCCCGGTGTGGCCGGGTCGGCACCGATCCTGACCATCGGCCTGATCGCCGCCGCCACCTCGACCATCCGGGTCGGCTCCGGGGCGGTGCTCGCCGGCAACCACGGGTCGCTCGACCTGGTCGAACAGTTCGGTCTGCTGGACCTGTTGTACCCCGGCCGGCTCGACCTGGGGCTGGGACGCTCGGCCCACCGCCGGTCCGGGCCGCCTCCGGGGACCGAACCCCCGGCCGCGCCGCCGGCACCGCAGAGCACGGCCAGCGCCCCGAACGGTCTGTTGCTGCCGGCCCCGCCGGCGGCACTGGGCAAGGTCTTCGGTTCCCCGCGATTCCGGGCCCAACAAGAACTCCTGTCCGGCAATGAGATCGGCCAGCCCTATCCCGAGCAGGTCGCCGACATCCTCGCCCTGCTCGACGGGACCTACAACGTGGAGGACCAGGAGCTGCACGCCCAACCCGGCGAACATGCAGGCCTGGAGGTCTGGATCCTCGGCAGCAGTGGCGGGGAGAGCGCCCAGTTGGCCGGTCGGCTGGGACTGCCCTTCGGGGCCAACTATCACGTCGCCCCACGCGGGGTGCTGGATGCGGTCGAGGGATATCGGGCGGCCTTCACCCCCTCATCCAGGTTGAGCCGCCCGTGGACCATCGTCTCGGCCGATGTGGTGGTCGCCGACACCGAGTCCGAGGCCCGGGAACTGGCAGCCGGTTACCGGCACTGGGTACACAGCATCCGGTCCGGGCAGGGGGCGATCGCCTATCCCTCACCTGCCGAGGCAGCAGAACTGCCCTGGTCACCGCAGGAGCAGGAACTGGTCGAGGACCGCCTGCAGACCCAGTTCGTCGGCAGCCCCGGCCAGGTGGCCGAACGCCTGCGTCAGTTGCAGGAGGCCACCGACGCCGATGAGTTGCTGATCACCAGCATCACCCACGACCACGACGATCGCGTGCGCTCCCACGAGCTGCTCGCCAAACACTGGGAGACCCTGTGA
- a CDS encoding flavin reductase family protein, giving the protein MSAEPGEPVDTSTVIDSEQFRSIFRQHPAGVAVITAQSKGRNVGFPATSVISVSAEPPLVAFSINTTVSSWPAVEAADRLVINFLAEGQQEISTRFATSGIDRFAAGGWHPLPSGEPVIDNCAGWIVGDVISRVPAGSSRLVILQARSAWRGEGRPLVYRDRGYHRLVEYEI; this is encoded by the coding sequence ATGAGCGCTGAGCCGGGAGAGCCCGTGGACACCAGTACGGTGATCGATTCCGAACAGTTCCGGTCGATCTTCCGACAGCACCCGGCAGGGGTGGCGGTGATCACTGCACAGAGCAAGGGCCGCAATGTCGGCTTCCCCGCCACCTCGGTGATCTCGGTCTCCGCCGAGCCGCCGCTGGTCGCGTTCTCGATCAACACCACGGTCTCGTCCTGGCCGGCGGTGGAGGCAGCCGATCGCCTGGTGATCAACTTCCTGGCCGAGGGGCAGCAGGAGATCTCCACCCGTTTCGCCACCAGCGGCATCGACCGTTTCGCCGCCGGCGGCTGGCATCCGTTGCCCAGCGGGGAACCGGTGATCGACAACTGCGCCGGTTGGATCGTCGGTGACGTGATCTCGAGGGTCCCGGCAGGGTCGTCCCGGCTGGTGATCCTGCAGGCTCGCTCGGCCTGGCGCGGCGAGGGGCGGCCGCTGGTCTACCGCGATCGCGGGTACCACCGCCTGGTGGAGTACGAGATCTGA
- a CDS encoding alpha/beta hydrolase fold domain-containing protein — protein MTAIDPTTARFVAEVRRSTTGPGPDHPGLRGSQESVEDWLSRVRTARREADRRAVEHRRLVDAAARTLYGHTAAELVDTIAELDHLDLTLTVDDRWSLADLVPDRDAELPHTPAHRLDPSQHPIALRVTTPPDPRAVVIRLHGGAFWMGGGSVGREIDAALIDRVAHGAAAAVIDLDYRLAPEYPFPAPVVDTLALLDRLRADGLGLVAPDVPVALLGTSSGANVAVAAARLDRLRGCRDVPGLQALALIVPSVQLTTLPDGTTPDPQAWESRHELLDSYLAGLALDDPWASPALDTASLALPPTRIAVAAYDEIAAGGRELSAAIRRSGGAAWCQDYPMTHTIAAPQTEAAMINDTAEFLADRLGRV, from the coding sequence TTGACCGCCATCGATCCGACCACCGCGCGTTTCGTCGCCGAGGTCCGCCGCTCCACCACCGGACCGGGACCGGACCACCCGGGTCTGCGCGGAAGCCAGGAGTCGGTCGAGGACTGGTTGTCCCGGGTCCGGACCGCCCGCCGGGAGGCCGATCGCCGCGCCGTCGAGCACCGCCGGCTGGTCGACGCCGCAGCCCGGACACTGTACGGACATACTGCCGCCGAGTTGGTCGACACAATTGCCGAACTTGATCATCTCGACCTGACCCTGACCGTCGACGATCGGTGGTCGCTGGCCGATCTGGTACCGGACCGGGATGCGGAGCTGCCGCATACACCAGCCCACCGCCTAGATCCGTCGCAGCACCCGATCGCGCTGCGGGTGACGACACCACCGGATCCACGGGCGGTCGTGATCCGCCTGCACGGCGGCGCGTTCTGGATGGGCGGCGGGTCGGTCGGGCGGGAGATCGACGCCGCGTTGATCGATCGGGTCGCCCACGGCGCCGCAGCCGCGGTGATCGACCTCGACTACCGGTTGGCTCCGGAGTATCCCTTCCCGGCGCCGGTGGTCGACACCCTGGCGCTGTTGGACCGCCTGCGCGCCGATGGCTTGGGGCTGGTGGCCCCGGACGTACCGGTGGCACTGCTCGGCACCTCCTCGGGTGCGAATGTGGCGGTCGCCGCGGCCCGGCTGGACCGTCTGCGCGGCTGCCGCGACGTACCCGGCCTGCAGGCTCTGGCTCTGATCGTCCCTTCGGTGCAGTTGACCACCCTGCCCGACGGAACGACTCCGGATCCGCAGGCCTGGGAGTCACGACATGAGCTGCTGGACTCGTATCTGGCGGGGCTGGCGCTGGACGACCCGTGGGCCTCCCCTGCGCTGGACACCGCTTCGCTTGCGCTGCCACCCACCCGGATCGCGGTCGCCGCCTACGACGAGATCGCCGCCGGAGGACGGGAGTTGTCCGCGGCCATCCGTCGATCCGGCGGAGCGGCCTGGTGTCAGGACTATCCGATGACCCACACCATCGCCGCCCCGCAGACCGAGGCCGCCATGATCAACGACACCGCCGAATTCCTCGCCGACCGGCTCGGCCGGGTCTAG